A DNA window from Selenomonas sp. oral taxon 126 contains the following coding sequences:
- a CDS encoding valine--tRNA ligase, with the protein MCQESGANIPKTYDPQSFERKWYSYWEEHKLFHDEADESREPYSVVIPPPNVTGQLHMGHALDETLQDILVRYQRMRGKNVVWVPGCDHAGIATQAKVEESLRAEGTNRFELGREKFLERVWDWKQQYGDRIMYQLRMLGSSCDWERERFTMDEGCSRAVREVFVSLYEQGLIYQGTRITNWCPHCTTAISDIEVEHETEEGHLWHLRYQIEGADEYVEIATTRPETMFGDTGVAVHPDDERYKALVGKTLILPVVGRRIPLFADSYVDPAFGTGAVKVTPAHDPNDFEMGQRHNLEQVVVINADGTMGEGAGKYAGLDRYECRKALVKELEEIGALVGTEKHEHAVGHCSRCKTTIEPLVSKQWFVRMEDLAKPATQAVKDGRIRFVPERFTKIYENWLENIRDWCISRQLWWGHRIPAWHCADCGETSVSREDITACMHCGSTHIHQDEDVLDTWFSSALWPFETMGWPEDTADLRHFYPTATLVTGYDIIFFWVARMVMMGLRFGGDVPFRDVFIHGLVRDSEGRKMSKSLGNGIDPVEVIDKYGADTLRFMLITGNTPGNDMRFYWERVEAARNFANKIWNASRYMLMNLEGADDSFVPAESDYTLADRWILSRAAATARDVTANLERYELGEAGRMIYEFLWSEFCDWYIELTKARLYDKENVRAKNTALYVLRTVLERTMRLLHPFMPFLTEEIWQKLPHEGESIMRAPWPEVGDNDIDSEAETEMTAIMEVIKVTRNLRAELGTPPGKKSALILRVRDAALADTFAAHVDYFHALASASEVTFLAADAPDPENVVTGALAGAAVYLPLAGLIDVEKETARLTKERDNLDKEIGRLTGKLANAGFTSKAPAAVVAAEREKLAGYEEKVALIRTRLADLAKL; encoded by the coding sequence ATGTGTCAGGAATCCGGTGCGAATATTCCAAAGACGTACGATCCGCAGAGCTTTGAGCGGAAATGGTACAGCTATTGGGAAGAACATAAACTTTTCCACGACGAGGCAGATGAGTCACGTGAGCCCTACAGCGTGGTGATTCCGCCGCCGAATGTGACGGGGCAGCTCCATATGGGGCACGCGCTCGATGAAACCTTGCAGGACATCCTTGTGCGCTATCAGCGTATGCGCGGCAAGAACGTCGTCTGGGTGCCGGGCTGTGACCATGCGGGCATTGCGACGCAGGCAAAGGTCGAGGAGAGTCTGCGTGCGGAGGGCACGAACCGCTTCGAGCTCGGGCGCGAGAAATTCCTCGAACGCGTCTGGGACTGGAAGCAGCAGTACGGCGACCGCATCATGTATCAGCTGCGCATGCTCGGCTCGTCCTGCGACTGGGAGCGCGAGCGCTTCACGATGGACGAGGGCTGTTCGCGCGCCGTGCGCGAGGTGTTCGTCAGTCTCTATGAGCAGGGGCTGATCTATCAGGGGACGCGCATTACGAATTGGTGCCCGCACTGCACGACGGCAATCTCGGATATCGAGGTCGAGCACGAGACGGAGGAGGGGCATCTCTGGCATCTCCGCTATCAGATCGAGGGTGCGGACGAGTACGTTGAGATTGCAACGACGCGCCCCGAGACGATGTTCGGCGATACGGGCGTCGCGGTGCATCCCGACGATGAGCGCTACAAGGCACTCGTCGGCAAGACGCTGATCCTGCCCGTTGTGGGGCGGCGCATTCCGCTCTTTGCGGATTCCTACGTCGACCCTGCATTCGGCACGGGCGCGGTCAAGGTGACGCCTGCGCACGATCCGAATGACTTCGAGATGGGTCAGCGCCACAACCTCGAGCAGGTGGTCGTCATCAATGCGGACGGAACGATGGGCGAGGGTGCGGGTAAATACGCGGGACTTGACCGTTATGAATGTCGCAAGGCACTCGTCAAGGAGCTCGAGGAGATCGGCGCACTCGTCGGCACGGAGAAGCACGAGCACGCCGTCGGACACTGCTCGCGCTGCAAGACGACGATTGAGCCGCTCGTGTCGAAGCAGTGGTTCGTCCGCATGGAGGATCTTGCGAAACCCGCGACTCAGGCCGTGAAGGATGGGCGCATCCGCTTCGTCCCCGAGCGCTTTACAAAGATATACGAAAACTGGCTTGAGAATATCCGCGACTGGTGCATCTCGCGTCAGCTCTGGTGGGGGCACCGCATTCCCGCGTGGCACTGCGCGGACTGCGGCGAGACCTCTGTTTCGCGTGAGGACATCACGGCGTGCATGCACTGCGGCAGCACGCACATCCATCAGGATGAGGACGTGCTCGATACGTGGTTCAGCTCCGCACTCTGGCCGTTCGAGACGATGGGCTGGCCGGAGGACACGGCAGACCTGCGGCATTTCTACCCGACGGCGACGCTCGTCACGGGCTATGACATCATCTTCTTCTGGGTTGCGCGCATGGTCATGATGGGGCTGCGCTTTGGAGGCGATGTGCCGTTCCGCGATGTGTTCATCCACGGCCTCGTGCGCGACAGCGAGGGGCGCAAGATGTCGAAGTCGCTCGGCAACGGCATCGACCCCGTGGAGGTCATTGACAAATACGGCGCGGACACGCTGCGCTTCATGCTCATCACGGGCAATACGCCGGGCAACGATATGCGCTTCTACTGGGAGCGCGTCGAGGCGGCGCGCAATTTTGCCAATAAGATCTGGAATGCCTCGCGCTATATGCTGATGAATCTTGAGGGTGCGGACGACAGCTTTGTGCCCGCGGAGAGCGACTATACGCTCGCTGACCGCTGGATTCTCTCGCGTGCGGCGGCGACGGCACGCGATGTCACGGCGAATCTCGAGCGCTACGAGCTCGGCGAAGCGGGGCGCATGATCTACGAGTTCCTGTGGAGCGAGTTCTGCGACTGGTACATCGAGCTGACAAAGGCGCGCCTCTATGACAAGGAGAATGTGCGTGCAAAGAACACGGCGCTCTACGTCCTGCGCACGGTGCTCGAGCGCACGATGCGCCTCCTGCATCCTTTCATGCCCTTCCTCACGGAGGAGATCTGGCAGAAGCTGCCGCATGAGGGCGAGAGCATTATGCGCGCGCCGTGGCCCGAGGTCGGTGACAATGACATCGACAGCGAGGCGGAGACGGAGATGACCGCAATCATGGAGGTCATTAAAGTCACGCGCAATCTGCGTGCGGAACTCGGCACGCCGCCGGGCAAAAAGAGTGCGCTCATCCTGCGCGTGCGCGACGCGGCGCTTGCAGATACATTTGCGGCGCACGTGGACTATTTCCATGCGCTTGCATCCGCCTCCGAGGTCACGTTCCTTGCGGCGGATGCGCCTGACCCCGAGAACGTCGTTACGGGCGCGCTCGCAGGGGCGGCGGTCTACCTGCCGCTCGCAGGGCTCATCGATGTGGAGAAGGAGACGGCGCGCCTGACGAAGGAGCGCGACAATCTCGATAAGGAGATTGGACGCCTCACGGGCAAGCTCGCGAACGCGGGCTTTACATCGAAGGCGCCTGCCGCCGTCGTGGCGGCGGAACGCGAGAAGCTGGCGGGTTATGAGGAGAAGGTCGCCCTCATCCGGACGCGTCTTGCGGATCTGGCGAAGCTCTGA
- a CDS encoding bifunctional folylpolyglutamate synthase/dihydrofolate synthase, with protein sequence MNYAESLHYLEELNTFGVRLGLARMEELCARLGNPERAYAVIHIAGTNGKGSVTQMMDAVFHAAGIRSGRYLSPHLISYTERMSVDGHDIPEARFAELLTRVRSAADEMVAAGHEHPTQFEALTALAFLYFAEEQVEVAVIETGLGGLLDSTNVVEPILTIITNVAMDHADRCGGTLAGIAEHKAGIIKEGVPVITAATGEPLEIIERRAEELGADVFVCGEDFSAQLFFPNGGGQRVAFHSVVCREPEPFELALAGVYQAENAALVIMAAKLLEREDARVTEKAVRVALRSVRHPARFEILSYEGVPVVVDGAHNPAGMRALRAGLDRYFTDAPRVFLLGILKDKDIDGMLAALLRTGDQVVTVRPNSERAAAADVVAGIAAGMGLDTRACGDAETALSEAAARARAGNALLVAAGSLYLVGGIRALLTAGR encoded by the coding sequence ATGAACTATGCGGAGTCGCTTCACTATCTTGAGGAACTGAATACATTCGGCGTTCGATTGGGTCTTGCGCGCATGGAGGAGCTCTGCGCGCGCCTCGGAAACCCTGAGCGCGCCTATGCGGTGATCCACATCGCGGGGACAAACGGCAAGGGCTCTGTCACGCAGATGATGGACGCCGTCTTCCACGCGGCGGGCATCCGATCAGGGCGTTATCTCTCGCCGCATCTCATTTCCTATACGGAGCGCATGAGCGTGGACGGGCACGATATCCCAGAGGCGCGCTTTGCAGAGCTCCTCACGCGCGTGCGCTCGGCTGCAGATGAGATGGTTGCGGCGGGACACGAGCACCCGACGCAGTTCGAGGCACTGACGGCACTTGCCTTCCTCTACTTTGCAGAGGAGCAGGTCGAAGTCGCCGTCATCGAGACGGGGCTCGGCGGCCTCCTCGACTCGACGAATGTCGTCGAGCCAATCCTTACGATCATTACAAATGTGGCGATGGATCATGCCGACCGCTGCGGCGGAACGCTTGCGGGTATTGCAGAGCACAAGGCCGGCATCATCAAGGAGGGCGTGCCCGTCATCACAGCGGCGACGGGAGAGCCGCTTGAGATCATCGAGCGGCGTGCTGAGGAACTGGGCGCGGATGTCTTCGTCTGCGGCGAGGACTTCTCGGCGCAGCTCTTCTTCCCAAACGGCGGCGGACAGCGCGTTGCGTTCCACTCCGTCGTCTGCCGCGAGCCGGAACCATTCGAGCTCGCGCTTGCGGGCGTCTATCAGGCGGAGAATGCGGCGCTCGTTATCATGGCGGCAAAGCTGCTCGAGCGCGAGGACGCGCGTGTGACGGAGAAGGCTGTGCGTGTAGCGCTGCGCAGTGTGCGCCATCCCGCGCGCTTTGAGATCCTCTCGTACGAGGGCGTGCCTGTCGTTGTCGACGGCGCGCACAATCCTGCGGGCATGCGGGCACTGCGCGCGGGGCTCGACCGCTACTTCACGGATGCGCCACGCGTCTTTCTGCTCGGCATTCTCAAGGATAAAGATATTGACGGTATGCTCGCCGCGCTTCTGCGCACGGGCGATCAGGTTGTCACTGTGCGCCCGAACTCCGAGCGCGCGGCGGCGGCGGATGTCGTGGCGGGGATTGCCGCAGGCATGGGACTTGATACCCGCGCATGCGGCGACGCAGAGACGGCACTCTCCGAGGCTGCTGCGCGCGCACGTGCGGGCAATGCGCTCCTCGTCGCCGCCGGCTCGCTCTATCTCGTGGGCGGCATCCGCGCCCTCCTCACGGCGGGGAGGTGA
- a CDS encoding sulfatase-like hydrolase/transferase encodes MDEQYTEGVRELMAAYNESADDEIYRALHGLSYAPNEAALRENYAANATAYAARYEAPVLPSYDELPVLLFPVTNEYSVLYDREERRFLLNGSTGLSVLLHVLLFREEAEIPTAAERFQRDLNDARAHALEQELIAAISAKDFSAAAQSAAEEYHGLCPHGELYELFFAEAALSRADIENAIRYGTAAYEKRKMSAAVWDFLHRAYRAAGQTARAALFGALAGTHSEEDLPDDPAARAACLDALSLAETNMQFAPLQMKVSLKEHAIDKKWHIGLCEALPRFSEALPAYRTGVYNPYGLVHVKGYEVSLINAVTERPDYPFFNDAVFDVMKAGETRATRIVTDGSPVLLPLATKEEMQPVTFQMTDAERTVTLGCGEFNFYRIEEAVTIHADAPFLVGAPIVLRHSPQRRKIVLNILADGLSWKGICTDAAAFVPRILKFFSKGVIFDNSFSTAEYTYPALASIETGLYQHRTQIAAPGTAFALDPSYVTLSERMKHLGYYCTNTQGDGQGIYNGATRGYDRLIVNRWMLRAAEGVERTIRHLQTFDECDNFIFMHFIDTHPYNSNVNVPAYATAHLPLAQTLREADMSASVFLKPNPLNQYINRAGIRAMDRQLGYLFDYLTTHYEEDEYIVLLYSDHGASVYAHSPYLLSEEQTGAALMVRGAGVPARGRVDELTSSVDIYKILGKLAGYPIDAEYLDGNLPEAFGGERREYTVSNSIYPGQTYKICVRTEQYAFHLETAEFTREDGTISLDRYTYHIHERSESYREVFDDALARYFLDVVWQYTESFRR; translated from the coding sequence ATGGACGAACAGTATACCGAGGGCGTGCGCGAACTGATGGCGGCGTACAACGAGAGCGCCGATGATGAAATCTACCGCGCGCTCCATGGGCTTTCGTATGCGCCGAACGAGGCAGCTCTGCGGGAGAACTATGCAGCGAATGCAACCGCCTATGCGGCGCGCTACGAGGCACCCGTGCTTCCGTCCTACGATGAACTGCCCGTTCTCCTCTTTCCCGTGACAAACGAATACAGTGTCCTCTACGACAGGGAAGAACGCCGTTTTCTCCTCAATGGGAGCACAGGGCTGTCTGTACTCCTGCATGTTCTTCTCTTTAGAGAAGAGGCGGAGATTCCCACAGCGGCAGAGCGTTTTCAGCGGGATTTGAACGATGCGCGTGCACACGCATTGGAGCAGGAGCTCATTGCGGCAATTTCTGCGAAGGACTTCAGTGCAGCGGCGCAGAGTGCGGCGGAGGAGTATCACGGGCTGTGTCCGCACGGGGAACTCTATGAGCTTTTCTTTGCGGAGGCGGCTCTTTCGCGTGCAGATATTGAGAATGCGATTCGTTATGGAACGGCGGCGTATGAGAAGCGCAAGATGAGCGCGGCGGTATGGGATTTCCTCCATCGTGCCTATCGTGCGGCGGGACAGACCGCGCGTGCCGCGCTCTTTGGTGCACTCGCCGGAACGCATTCGGAGGAGGACTTGCCGGACGATCCTGCCGCACGTGCCGCCTGTCTCGACGCACTCAGTCTCGCCGAGACGAATATGCAGTTCGCACCGCTCCAAATGAAGGTGTCGCTGAAGGAGCATGCAATCGACAAGAAGTGGCACATTGGCCTCTGTGAGGCGCTGCCGCGCTTCTCAGAGGCGCTGCCCGCCTATCGTACGGGCGTCTACAATCCCTATGGGCTTGTGCATGTGAAGGGCTATGAGGTCAGCCTTATCAATGCGGTGACGGAGCGCCCCGACTACCCCTTTTTCAACGATGCAGTCTTTGATGTGATGAAGGCGGGGGAGACGCGTGCAACCCGTATCGTTACGGATGGTAGTCCCGTACTTCTTCCACTTGCAACGAAGGAAGAGATGCAGCCCGTCACCTTTCAGATGACGGATGCGGAGCGCACCGTGACACTTGGATGCGGAGAATTCAATTTTTACCGCATCGAGGAGGCGGTGACGATTCATGCCGATGCGCCGTTTCTCGTTGGCGCGCCGATTGTGCTCCGGCATTCTCCGCAGCGCAGGAAAATCGTGCTGAACATCCTCGCAGACGGGCTGAGCTGGAAAGGGATATGCACGGATGCAGCTGCGTTCGTGCCGCGTATCTTGAAGTTCTTTTCCAAAGGTGTCATTTTTGACAACAGTTTTTCCACAGCGGAGTACACCTATCCTGCTCTTGCGAGCATCGAGACAGGGCTCTATCAGCACAGGACGCAGATTGCCGCGCCGGGTACGGCATTCGCGCTCGATCCTTCCTATGTGACGCTCTCCGAGCGGATGAAACATCTCGGCTACTACTGCACGAACACACAGGGAGACGGACAGGGGATCTACAACGGTGCGACGCGCGGCTACGACCGGTTGATCGTGAACCGTTGGATGCTGCGTGCGGCGGAGGGTGTGGAGCGGACCATCCGCCATTTGCAGACATTTGACGAATGCGATAACTTCATCTTCATGCACTTCATTGACACGCATCCGTACAACTCGAATGTCAACGTGCCCGCCTATGCGACGGCGCATCTGCCTCTTGCACAGACCCTGCGGGAGGCGGATATGTCTGCATCTGTGTTTCTAAAGCCGAATCCGCTGAATCAATATATCAACCGTGCGGGGATCCGCGCGATGGATCGGCAGCTGGGCTATCTCTTTGACTATCTCACGACACACTACGAAGAGGATGAGTACATCGTCCTGCTCTACTCCGATCACGGTGCATCCGTGTATGCGCACAGCCCCTATCTCCTCAGTGAGGAGCAGACGGGGGCGGCGCTGATGGTGCGCGGTGCGGGCGTGCCTGCACGCGGGCGCGTGGATGAGCTGACGAGTTCCGTGGACATCTATAAGATTCTCGGCAAACTCGCGGGCTATCCGATTGATGCGGAGTATCTCGACGGCAATCTGCCGGAGGCATTCGGCGGCGAGCGGCGGGAGTATACGGTCAGCAACTCAATCTATCCGGGGCAGACGTATAAAATCTGTGTGCGCACAGAGCAATATGCATTCCATTTGGAAACGGCGGAGTTCACGCGCGAGGACGGGACGATCTCGCTTGACCGCTATACCTACCACATACACGAGCGTAGCGAAAGCTATCGCGAGGTGTTTGACGATGCGCTCGCGCGATACTTCCTCGATGTTGTGTGGCAGTATACGGAGAGCTTTCGGCGGTAA